A window of the Thermoleophilia bacterium SCSIO 60948 genome harbors these coding sequences:
- a CDS encoding GNAT family N-acetyltransferase has product MAAPNQLELHLRSVRSCIELLATASPGAEEVQIDDVVGAVCPAASRRGIANSVLARDADSLLAVADELDSRYSATGVEAWCAWLPPRADPDPDADGAVDERALAERGIVPDGSPIAMRVALERVPPEPRAPAGYELADDGSPAALGRLNDLAYGYSGKDSMAPALAEPPASAGLHLYEARSGGEAVATAGFIDVADPISGALDSAVVFVATDPAHGRRGLASAVMARGLRAARERGCATSSLQASGAGEPVYARLGYTTDWRFAIYERRFG; this is encoded by the coding sequence ATGGCGGCGCCCAACCAGCTCGAGCTGCATCTGCGCTCTGTCCGCTCATGTATCGAGCTGCTCGCGACCGCCTCGCCCGGCGCGGAAGAGGTCCAGATCGATGATGTCGTCGGGGCCGTGTGCCCGGCCGCGTCAAGGCGCGGGATCGCGAACTCCGTCCTCGCACGGGACGCGGACTCGCTTCTCGCCGTAGCCGACGAGCTCGACTCGCGCTACAGCGCCACCGGTGTCGAGGCCTGGTGCGCGTGGCTGCCACCGAGGGCCGACCCGGACCCCGACGCCGATGGCGCCGTCGACGAACGGGCGCTCGCGGAGCGCGGGATCGTCCCCGACGGCTCGCCGATCGCGATGCGGGTCGCACTCGAGCGGGTGCCCCCGGAGCCGCGCGCACCCGCCGGTTACGAGCTCGCCGACGATGGATCTCCGGCAGCTCTCGGTCGTCTCAACGACCTCGCCTACGGCTACTCCGGCAAGGACTCCATGGCGCCGGCGCTCGCCGAACCTCCGGCATCGGCCGGGCTTCACCTCTACGAGGCGCGAAGCGGGGGAGAGGCGGTCGCAACCGCCGGCTTCATCGATGTCGCCGACCCGATCTCGGGTGCGCTCGACTCCGCCGTCGTCTTCGTCGCCACCGACCCCGCACACGGGCGGCGCGGCCTCGCGAGCGCCGTCATGGCTCGGGGGCTGCGGGCCGCGCGCGAGCGTGGTTGCGCCACGTCCTCGCTCCAGGCGTCGGGGGCTGGCGAGCCGGTCTATGCGCGGCTCGGCTACACGACCGATTGGCGCTTCGCGATCTATGAACGACGCTTCGGGTGA
- a CDS encoding SRPBCC family protein, whose amino-acid sequence MAKRREIRVEARSTAPRGALYGLLVDSSSWPAWSPIESVELEREGDPPPDGVGAIRRNTRGRVVGRDEITELVDGERFAYRSLSGLPVRDYRAAVELSDVEGGTLIVWSAGFEPKLPGSGPLLVRGLRGFLGECAEGLAGALAGDSATRL is encoded by the coding sequence ATGGCGAAGCGGCGTGAGATCCGGGTCGAGGCACGCTCGACGGCTCCGCGCGGAGCGCTCTACGGACTGCTCGTCGACTCGTCGAGCTGGCCGGCGTGGTCGCCGATCGAGAGCGTCGAGCTGGAGCGCGAGGGCGACCCGCCGCCCGACGGCGTCGGCGCGATTCGCCGCAACACGCGCGGCCGCGTCGTCGGTCGCGACGAGATCACCGAGCTCGTCGACGGCGAGCGCTTCGCCTATCGCTCGTTGTCGGGTCTGCCGGTTCGCGACTACCGAGCCGCGGTCGAGCTGAGCGACGTCGAAGGCGGCACGCTGATCGTCTGGAGCGCCGGCTTCGAGCCGAAGCTCCCGGGGAGCGGACCGCTCTTGGTCCGTGGACTGCGCGGCTTCCTCGGCGAGTGCGCGGAGGGCCTCGCCGGAGCCCTCGCGGGAGATTCCGCCACTCGCCTTTGA